The following proteins are encoded in a genomic region of Corylus avellana chromosome ca4, CavTom2PMs-1.0:
- the LOC132179266 gene encoding stem-specific protein TSJT1-like — protein MLAVFDKSVAKSPEALTSPHSDSVSALKDGFLAQHFVSVHPGSVTVNLGSGGLIAYSLDKQNPFLPRLFAVVDGIFCLFQGHIENVALLKQQYGLNKTVNEVVIVIEAYKTLRDRGPYPADQVVRDIHGKYAFILYDSTSKAVFLSADTDGSVPFFWGTDSEGHLVLSDDNEIVTKGCGRSFAPFPKGCFFTSSGGLRSFEHPLNEVKPVPRVDSSGEVCGATFTVDAESKRETVGMPRVGSAANWSSNF, from the exons atgttggCAGTGTTTGACAAATCGGTGGCGAAGAGCCCCGAGGCTCTGACGAGCCCTCACTCGGACTCGGTCTCGGCCCTGAAAGATGGGTTCTTGGCCCAGCACTTTGTCTCAGTGCACCCCGGCTCCGTCACCGTCAACCTCGGCTCCGGTGGCCTCATCGCTTACTCGCTCGACAAACAGAACCCATTCCTCCCCAG ATTGTTTGCGGTGGTGGACGGCATTTTCTGCTTGTTTCAAGGCCACATTGAAAATGTTGCTCTGCTTAAACAACAATATGGATTGAACAAAACAGTGAATGAGGTTGTCATCGTTATAGAAGCTTACAAAACTCTGAGAGATCGAGGTCCTTATCCAGCTGATCAGGTCGTGAGAGATATTCACGGGAAGTATGCATTTATTCTCTATGACAGCACTTCAAAAGCCGTATTTTTATCTGCA GATACTGATGGGAGTGTTCCATTCTTTTGGGGTACTGATTCCGAAGGCCATCTCGTTCTTTCAGATGATAACGAAATTGTGACGAAGGGCTGTGGGAGATCTTTTGCACCATTTCCTAAAG GATGCTTCTTCACATCCTCTGGAGGCTTGAGGAGTTTTGAACACCCCCTTAATGAGGTGAAGCCAGTGCCGCGGGTGGACAGTTCCGGCGAGGTGTGTGGTGCAACTTTCACGGTGGATGCAGAGTCTAAGAGGGAAACTGTTGGCATGCCTAGAGTTGGAAGTGCTGCCAATTGGTCCTCAAACTTCTGA